The Enterococcus sp. 7F3_DIV0205 genome has a window encoding:
- the kynU gene encoding kynureninase: MMERNFRTDLAFAQELDEKDPLRNIRDRFYVQPGEIYMDGNSLGLASKDAEKALLNMMDIWKKEGIKLWDGLFHYAGKLGELSAPLINAYPEEVVITGSTTINIHQCISTLYKPTKERYKILVDDLNFPTDRYAIDSQVRLRGYDPKDAVKVVKSADGRLIDESSIIEAMTEDVAIILLPTVLYRSSQVLDMKRVTKAAHQRGILIGWDLCHAIGAIPMDFKDVDPDFAVWCTYKYLSAGPGSIAGLYMNQKHFKEAPGLAGWWGNKDDTQFELKHEFEHQHDASGWQIGSPSFLAMAPLEGTLGIFNEVGMDKIREKSLSITAYLMYLIDEKLAKYGYAVGNPREDSKRGGHVCLEHDEAYRICKALKVANIIPDFREPNVIRLAPIALYNTYEEVYTLVETLEDIAINKKYQQFSNERTLVV, from the coding sequence ATGATGGAAAGAAACTTTCGGACAGATTTAGCATTTGCGCAAGAATTAGATGAGAAAGATCCACTTAGAAATATCAGAGATCGCTTTTATGTTCAGCCAGGTGAAATATACATGGATGGTAATTCTCTTGGACTAGCTTCTAAAGATGCTGAAAAAGCTTTACTAAATATGATGGATATTTGGAAAAAGGAAGGTATCAAATTATGGGATGGTTTGTTTCATTATGCAGGTAAATTAGGAGAGTTATCGGCACCACTGATCAATGCGTACCCAGAAGAAGTTGTGATTACAGGTAGTACAACAATTAATATCCATCAATGTATCAGTACTTTATACAAACCAACGAAAGAACGCTACAAAATTTTAGTTGATGATTTGAATTTTCCGACAGACCGTTATGCGATTGATAGTCAAGTTCGATTAAGAGGATACGATCCTAAAGACGCTGTGAAAGTGGTAAAAAGTGCTGATGGACGTTTGATTGATGAATCTTCGATTATCGAAGCGATGACAGAGGATGTAGCAATTATTTTATTACCAACTGTTTTGTATCGTAGTTCGCAAGTTTTAGATATGAAGCGGGTAACAAAAGCAGCGCATCAAAGAGGAATTTTAATAGGTTGGGATTTGTGTCATGCGATTGGCGCAATACCAATGGATTTTAAAGATGTAGATCCTGATTTTGCTGTGTGGTGTACGTATAAATATTTATCTGCTGGTCCTGGATCTATCGCCGGACTTTATATGAATCAGAAGCATTTTAAAGAAGCACCAGGTTTAGCTGGTTGGTGGGGCAATAAGGATGATACTCAGTTTGAACTGAAACATGAATTTGAGCACCAACATGATGCGAGTGGCTGGCAAATTGGTTCTCCGAGCTTCTTGGCAATGGCCCCATTAGAAGGTACACTAGGGATTTTCAATGAAGTAGGGATGGATAAGATTCGTGAAAAATCACTATCGATTACTGCGTATCTAATGTATCTGATCGATGAAAAACTTGCGAAATATGGTTATGCTGTTGGAAATCCTCGTGAAGATAGTAAGCGAGGCGGTCATGTTTGTTTAGAACACGATGAAGCTTATCGAATTTGTAAGGCGTTAAAAGTAGCAAATATCATTCCAGATTTCAGAGAACCAAATGTTATTCGTTTAGCGCCTATTGCTTTATATAACACCTATGAAGAAGTATACACATTGGTTGAAACTTTAGAAGACATCGCTATCAATAAAAAATATCAACAGTTCAGTAACGAACGAACATTAGTCGTATAA
- a CDS encoding carbohydrate-binding domain-containing protein, with product MKINKFGLTALTILLILFTGCAKEETNSLTTANSSKEQSVSVQEAKKTSETKYGKYDDEDFDESYDEKTATKIELIDSGSKIEGSGVSEKDNTLSITAGGTYILTGSYNGQIKIVANDETVHLILNTVTITNDTSSAIYVEQAKKVITTLAEDSKNSLSDGNKYNFTSTEETEPDATFFSKDDLTINGTGTLEVSGNYSNGIRSKDDLVITNGTINVTAKNNAIKGKDSISIADGTFSLKTTEGDGIQANNSTETDKGWIALDGGTFTIYSGNDGVQAETNLSIAQADLKIQTADGYEDQSIDTTASFKGLKASGNIVIDEGNFDFNTADDAIHSNAAISINNGTFKLASGDDGIHADTDLLINNGTINIDHSYEGLEGATVIINDGDITVNASDDGINAAGGSSDEADQEGPFGADSFGEPGTGTRQPGEALDSTKFIEVNGGTIYVNADGDGIDSNGDVRMTAGTLIVNGPTDNGNAALDYDGSFTMDGGILAASGSSGMAMSASDISSQVTLSLYFDDTQKEGTLVNLSNGAGDTILSFAPEKSFSHISISSPELKVGETVTLFTGGKDSGTEKNGLYSDSNYSSGTELAKISIEDVLTSVDQTGAEVSGNQMGGGPGGQPPK from the coding sequence ATGAAAATAAATAAATTTGGTTTAACAGCATTAACAATTTTACTCATTCTATTTACTGGATGTGCTAAAGAAGAAACAAACAGTCTGACAACTGCAAATTCAAGTAAAGAACAAAGTGTGTCAGTTCAAGAGGCTAAAAAAACATCTGAAACAAAATATGGTAAATACGATGACGAAGATTTTGATGAGAGTTATGACGAAAAAACAGCAACCAAAATTGAGCTGATAGATTCCGGCAGCAAAATTGAAGGTTCAGGCGTATCTGAAAAAGATAATACGCTTTCTATCACAGCAGGCGGGACGTATATTTTAACTGGTAGTTACAACGGACAAATAAAAATCGTAGCGAATGACGAAACAGTCCACCTAATATTAAATACCGTTACAATCACCAATGACACATCATCTGCAATTTATGTTGAACAGGCTAAAAAAGTAATCACAACGCTAGCTGAAGATTCGAAAAATAGCCTTTCAGATGGAAATAAATACAATTTCACTTCTACAGAAGAAACAGAACCTGATGCTACTTTTTTCAGTAAAGATGATTTAACAATCAATGGAACTGGAACTCTAGAAGTTTCTGGTAATTATAGTAACGGTATCCGGAGTAAAGATGATCTAGTTATTACAAACGGAACCATCAATGTAACTGCTAAAAATAATGCTATCAAAGGCAAAGACTCTATCTCAATTGCTGACGGAACTTTCTCTTTAAAAACGACTGAAGGTGACGGGATTCAAGCTAATAACAGTACTGAGACTGACAAAGGCTGGATTGCACTTGATGGCGGAACTTTTACGATTTATTCAGGAAATGATGGTGTTCAGGCTGAAACAAATCTATCCATTGCACAAGCGGATCTTAAAATACAGACGGCTGATGGTTATGAAGATCAATCAATTGACACAACAGCTAGTTTTAAAGGACTAAAAGCTTCTGGAAATATTGTTATAGATGAGGGAAACTTTGATTTTAATACAGCGGATGATGCAATCCATTCAAATGCTGCTATTTCAATCAACAATGGTACGTTTAAATTAGCAAGTGGTGATGATGGTATTCATGCTGATACAGATTTGCTGATCAATAATGGAACAATCAATATAGACCATTCGTATGAGGGATTAGAAGGTGCCACAGTTATAATCAATGATGGAGATATTACTGTCAATGCTTCAGATGATGGAATCAATGCTGCAGGAGGAAGTTCTGATGAAGCAGATCAAGAAGGTCCGTTTGGTGCAGATTCATTTGGTGAACCAGGCACTGGTACCAGACAACCTGGCGAAGCTTTAGATAGTACTAAATTTATAGAAGTAAATGGTGGGACTATCTATGTAAATGCCGATGGCGACGGAATCGATAGTAATGGTGATGTTCGGATGACTGCTGGAACGTTGATCGTCAATGGACCAACAGACAACGGAAATGCAGCACTAGATTATGACGGAAGCTTTACGATGGATGGTGGTATTCTTGCTGCAAGCGGCAGCTCGGGTATGGCAATGAGTGCTAGTGACATTTCCTCACAAGTGACATTGAGTCTTTACTTTGACGATACTCAAAAAGAAGGAACTTTAGTTAATTTGAGCAATGGAGCAGGAGATACAATTCTTTCATTTGCACCAGAAAAGAGTTTTTCACATATTTCTATTAGCTCACCTGAGTTAAAAGTAGGTGAAACTGTGACTTTATTCACTGGCGGTAAGGACTCTGGCACGGAAAAAAATGGATTGTACAGTGATAGTAACTATTCAAGTGGAACAGAACTTGCCAAAATTTCAATCGAGGATGTGCTGACTTCAGTAGACCAAACCGGTGCAGAAGTTTCCGGCAACCAAATGGGCGGCGGCCCTGGAGGTCAACCACCTAAATAA
- a CDS encoding DUF1269 domain-containing protein codes for MSKRVIIMHFEVESQAYQAFSEIKKLYVEQKIKGEQMAVVTHVNDGVHQFKIDDFIDFTGNNHTAKNSMIGMLIGILGGPLGILLGWFAGSLFGASQDAKEIQGAQTVFEHVTKQIGDGETGLILIAEEEDNRPLNQLIMNELGGEITRLDFEDVEKEITDAKAVEKETKDSAEKSWQDKKQDSDDKNEH; via the coding sequence ATGTCTAAGCGAGTTATTATTATGCATTTTGAAGTAGAGAGTCAAGCTTACCAAGCATTTTCAGAAATAAAGAAATTGTATGTGGAACAAAAAATCAAGGGCGAACAAATGGCGGTAGTAACCCATGTAAACGATGGTGTACACCAATTTAAAATTGATGATTTTATTGACTTTACAGGCAATAACCATACTGCAAAAAATAGTATGATCGGAATGCTGATCGGCATATTAGGAGGACCCTTGGGAATTTTACTTGGTTGGTTTGCAGGAAGTTTATTCGGAGCTTCTCAAGATGCTAAAGAAATCCAAGGCGCTCAGACCGTCTTTGAACACGTAACAAAGCAAATTGGTGACGGAGAAACAGGATTGATCTTGATTGCTGAGGAAGAGGATAATCGTCCGTTAAATCAATTAATCATGAACGAATTAGGCGGAGAAATTACCCGTTTAGATTTTGAAGATGTAGAAAAAGAAATTACAGATGCCAAAGCTGTAGAAAAAGAAACAAAAGATTCAGCTGAAAAATCTTGGCAAGATAAAAAACAAGATTCCGATGATAAAAATGAACATTAG
- a CDS encoding polyphosphate polymerase domain-containing protein, producing MVKLKNSFQRKEKKYALTNIVYQQLKRKLQPYMEEDEYGLHTIISIYFDTENYEMIRNSIAKPVYKEKFRIRSYGLPNEDSTVFLEIKKKVSGVVYKRRVALSYRTAKKYLKKPHSFQLKTTKDQQIKQEIDWLFARKRLEPKVMIAYDRRALLASENEDFRITFDFNIRYRKEQLSHTLDDHGDRVAPEIDVLMEVKALGAYPVWFSEILGGLEIYPTSFSKYAQTYQRYLYCKEDFQHVV from the coding sequence ATGGTTAAACTAAAAAACAGTTTTCAACGAAAAGAAAAAAAATATGCACTGACTAACATCGTGTACCAACAATTAAAGAGAAAATTACAGCCTTACATGGAAGAGGATGAATATGGATTACACACCATTATTTCTATCTATTTTGATACAGAAAATTATGAAATGATTCGAAACTCCATCGCAAAGCCAGTTTATAAAGAAAAATTCCGCATTAGAAGTTATGGACTTCCAAACGAAGATAGCACTGTTTTTCTTGAAATAAAAAAGAAAGTCAGTGGTGTGGTTTATAAAAGGAGAGTAGCATTGTCCTACCGCACAGCAAAAAAATACCTTAAAAAACCTCATTCATTTCAGTTGAAAACCACAAAAGATCAACAAATCAAACAAGAAATCGATTGGTTGTTCGCCCGAAAAAGATTAGAACCTAAAGTGATGATTGCATACGATCGAAGAGCGTTGCTTGCGTCAGAAAATGAAGATTTTCGGATTACTTTTGATTTTAATATTCGCTACCGAAAAGAACAATTAAGTCATACATTAGATGATCATGGCGATAGAGTAGCACCAGAAATTGACGTTTTAATGGAAGTCAAAGCATTAGGAGCTTATCCAGTATGGTTTTCAGAAATCTTAGGAGGACTTGAGATTTATCCAACATCATTTTCAAAATATGCACAAACATACCAACGTTACCTATATTGTAAGGAGGATTTTCAGCATGTTGTCTAG
- a CDS encoding response regulator transcription factor gives MLKLLLVEDDEILSDSILEILSELGEIVQVYDGEEALYEGERGIYDLIVLDLMLPSMSGEQILTALRKKNIYTPVLILTAKDDLEDKVNGFKNGGDDYLTKPFHREELLLRVQALARRALGMNGKNELIVNTLRLDLDNRQASFNGNELTLQGKEFDLLHYLMQNKGRIITKDQLFDRIWGFQSDTTLTVVEVYMSNLRKNLKPWGIDHWIRTLRNVGYLFEVPEGQDHE, from the coding sequence GTGCTGAAACTGTTATTAGTAGAAGATGATGAGATCCTATCAGATAGTATTTTAGAGATTCTATCTGAACTCGGTGAAATTGTTCAAGTTTATGATGGAGAAGAGGCGTTATACGAAGGAGAACGTGGGATCTATGATTTGATCGTTCTGGATTTGATGTTGCCTTCAATGTCTGGTGAACAGATCTTAACAGCTTTAAGAAAGAAAAATATATATACACCTGTTTTGATATTAACTGCTAAAGATGATCTGGAAGATAAAGTTAATGGGTTTAAAAATGGCGGAGATGATTATCTGACCAAACCGTTCCACCGAGAAGAACTATTGTTACGCGTTCAAGCACTTGCACGACGTGCTCTAGGAATGAATGGGAAAAATGAACTAATCGTTAACACGTTACGTTTAGATCTTGATAACCGTCAAGCAAGCTTTAATGGCAATGAATTAACACTTCAGGGAAAAGAATTCGATCTATTGCATTATTTGATGCAAAACAAGGGACGAATTATTACGAAAGATCAATTATTTGATCGAATTTGGGGGTTTCAGTCTGATACAACATTGACAGTTGTGGAGGTTTATATGAGTAATCTAAGAAAAAATTTGAAACCATGGGGAATCGATCATTGGATTAGAACTTTACGAAATGTTGGCTATCTCTTTGAAGTACCGGAGGGACAGGACCATGAATAA
- a CDS encoding DUF4956 domain-containing protein — translation MLSSLLVESSVDLSIKQLLVCIITSVLLGLLVAFIHMYRNVYSKNFVITLAILPILVQLVIMLVNGNLGTGVAVLGAFSLIRFRSVAGGAREITSIFWSMGIGLATGMGYVSYIVLFSLIIAIFLLLLNTIHFGEKQKISEREVKITIPEDLDYPGLFDDLFQQYTYSASLDSVKTTNMGSLYELRYRITLKDNTREKELMDAIRIRNGNLTIVSGKVSTNREEL, via the coding sequence ATGTTGTCTAGTCTATTAGTGGAAAGTTCAGTTGATTTGTCAATCAAACAACTTTTAGTTTGTATTATTACTTCAGTTTTATTGGGTTTATTAGTCGCTTTTATTCATATGTACAGAAATGTTTATAGCAAAAACTTTGTCATTACTTTAGCTATTCTACCTATTTTAGTTCAATTGGTAATCATGCTAGTCAACGGGAATTTAGGAACAGGTGTTGCTGTTTTAGGTGCATTTAGCTTAATCAGATTCCGTTCAGTTGCTGGTGGAGCTAGAGAAATCACTAGCATTTTTTGGTCAATGGGGATTGGTCTTGCCACAGGAATGGGATATGTTAGTTACATTGTATTATTTTCTTTGATTATTGCCATTTTCTTACTGCTTTTAAATACGATTCATTTTGGCGAAAAACAAAAAATTTCTGAAAGGGAAGTAAAGATCACGATTCCCGAGGATTTAGATTACCCAGGTCTATTTGATGACTTATTTCAGCAGTACACTTATTCAGCTAGTCTAGACTCAGTAAAAACAACTAACATGGGTAGTTTATATGAACTTCGATATCGAATCACTCTAAAAGATAATACAAGAGAAAAAGAGCTAATGGATGCTATACGCATAAGAAATGGGAATTTGACGATTGTTTCTGGGAAAGTTTCAACGAATAGAGAAGAATTGTAG
- the obgE gene encoding GTPase ObgE produces MSMFLDQVTIDVKAGKGGDGMVAFRREKYVPDGGPAGGDGGQGGDVILVVEEGLRTLMDFRFNRHFKAQPGENGMSKGMHGRGSENTFVKVPPGTTVRDAETGTLIGDLIENGQMLTVAKGGRGGRGNIRFASAKNPAPEIAENGEPGQERKIELELKVLADVGLVGFPSVGKSTLLSVISSARPKIGAYHFTTLVPNLGMVSTSDGRSFAAADLPGLIEGASQGVGLGTQFLRHIERTRVILHVIDMSGMEGRDPYEDYLAINKELASHNMRLMERPQIIVANKMDMPEAEENLKKFKEQIEKERTDEYADHLPIFPISGVSRKGIEPLLNATADLIDVTPEFPLYEEEIIEDTVHYGFQPDGPEFTIDRDPDATWILSGESLERLFQMTNFEHDESVMRFARQLRGMGIDEALRARGAKDGDIVRIGEYEFEFVD; encoded by the coding sequence ATGTCCATGTTTTTAGATCAGGTAACAATCGATGTCAAAGCTGGTAAGGGTGGAGACGGAATGGTTGCCTTTCGTAGAGAAAAATATGTACCAGACGGCGGGCCTGCCGGAGGTGATGGTGGTCAAGGAGGAGATGTAATTCTTGTTGTAGAAGAAGGATTGCGTACCTTGATGGATTTTCGTTTTAACCGTCATTTTAAAGCACAACCAGGTGAAAATGGAATGAGTAAAGGAATGCATGGCCGCGGGTCAGAAAATACATTTGTAAAAGTTCCACCAGGTACAACGGTTCGTGATGCTGAGACAGGTACTTTAATTGGAGATTTGATTGAAAATGGTCAAATGTTGACTGTAGCTAAGGGCGGACGTGGCGGACGCGGCAATATTCGTTTTGCTTCTGCTAAAAATCCAGCTCCTGAAATTGCTGAAAATGGCGAACCTGGTCAAGAAAGAAAAATCGAATTAGAATTAAAAGTTCTAGCTGATGTTGGGTTAGTTGGATTCCCATCTGTTGGAAAATCTACTTTATTATCTGTGATTTCATCCGCTAGACCTAAAATTGGTGCCTACCACTTTACAACATTAGTTCCTAACCTTGGAATGGTGTCAACAAGTGATGGACGAAGCTTTGCCGCAGCAGATTTGCCTGGATTGATCGAAGGAGCCTCTCAAGGGGTGGGACTTGGTACTCAGTTTTTACGTCATATCGAACGAACTAGAGTTATTTTACATGTCATCGATATGAGTGGGATGGAAGGACGCGATCCCTACGAAGACTATCTAGCTATTAACAAAGAGTTAGCGTCTCATAATATGCGTTTAATGGAGAGACCACAAATTATCGTAGCAAATAAAATGGATATGCCAGAAGCAGAAGAGAATTTAAAAAAATTCAAAGAACAAATCGAAAAAGAACGAACAGATGAGTATGCAGATCATTTACCGATTTTTCCAATCTCTGGGGTTTCACGTAAAGGAATTGAGCCTTTGCTTAATGCAACAGCTGATTTAATCGATGTAACGCCAGAATTCCCATTGTATGAAGAAGAAATCATAGAAGATACTGTTCATTATGGTTTCCAACCAGATGGCCCAGAATTTACAATCGATCGTGATCCAGATGCGACATGGATTCTATCAGGAGAGTCCTTAGAGAGATTATTCCAAATGACTAACTTTGAACATGATGAAAGTGTGATGCGATTTGCACGTCAATTACGTGGTATGGGAATTGATGAAGCTCTGCGCGCTCGTGGAGCAAAAGATGGAGATATTGTCCGAATCGGAGAATACGAATTTGAATTTGTAGATTAA
- the ald gene encoding alanine dehydrogenase has product MRIGIPKEIKNNENRVAITPAGVVSLINNGHQVVVESSAGIGSGFTDQEFEDVGAEIETDVAAVWQSDMVIKVKEPLKQEFQYFHDDLILFTYLHLAPEPELTDSLIENNVTAVAYETMSLNHTLPLLTPMSEVAGRMSVQVGAQFLEKPKGGEGILLFGVPGVERGKVVIIGGGVAGTNAAKIAIGLGAKVTILDVNPNRLAELDDLFGNNVQTLISNAYHIEKKVKEADVVIGAVLIPGAKAPKLVTEEMVKQMKPGAVIVDIAIDQGGIFETTDQITTHDNPTYVKHGVVHYAVANMPGAVPRTSTFALTNATIPYAVTIANKGIVRAAKENETVSTGINTYKKHLTMEAVAKDQNKEYTPVLELLN; this is encoded by the coding sequence ATGCGTATCGGTATTCCAAAAGAAATCAAAAACAATGAAAACAGAGTAGCTATTACACCAGCTGGCGTTGTTAGCTTGATCAACAACGGTCACCAAGTAGTGGTAGAAAGTTCAGCTGGTATTGGTTCAGGTTTTACGGATCAAGAATTTGAAGATGTAGGAGCTGAAATTGAAACGGATGTTGCTGCAGTTTGGCAATCTGATATGGTTATAAAAGTGAAAGAGCCATTAAAACAAGAATTTCAGTATTTTCACGATGACTTGATTTTATTCACCTATCTCCATCTAGCACCAGAGCCTGAATTGACTGACTCTTTGATCGAAAACAATGTGACTGCTGTTGCTTATGAAACGATGAGTCTCAATCATACCCTGCCGTTGTTGACACCGATGAGCGAAGTTGCAGGTCGAATGTCCGTACAAGTCGGGGCACAGTTTTTAGAAAAGCCGAAAGGTGGAGAAGGCATTTTACTTTTTGGTGTTCCTGGTGTTGAAAGAGGGAAAGTGGTTATTATAGGTGGCGGCGTAGCAGGAACAAATGCCGCCAAAATCGCTATTGGTCTAGGAGCCAAAGTAACAATCTTAGATGTTAATCCTAATCGATTAGCTGAACTAGATGATCTTTTTGGAAATAATGTGCAAACATTGATCTCTAATGCCTACCATATTGAGAAAAAAGTAAAAGAAGCGGATGTGGTGATAGGAGCAGTCCTGATTCCAGGAGCCAAAGCACCGAAACTTGTCACTGAAGAAATGGTCAAACAAATGAAACCAGGAGCAGTTATTGTCGATATTGCAATTGATCAAGGTGGAATTTTTGAAACGACAGATCAAATCACCACACATGATAATCCAACTTATGTTAAGCATGGCGTTGTTCATTACGCTGTAGCAAACATGCCTGGAGCAGTTCCTAGAACCTCTACATTTGCCTTGACGAATGCTACGATTCCATATGCTGTTACGATCGCTAACAAAGGGATTGTACGTGCAGCAAAAGAAAATGAAACTGTCTCAACAGGGATCAATACGTATAAAAAGCACTTAACTATGGAGGCTGTAGCAAAAGATCAAAACAAGGAGTATACCCCGGTATTAGAGCTATTAAACTAA
- a CDS encoding MFS transporter, which yields MVRNRWLKFLLLYLGGVIVSLSQLKLVPIQNELGQTLGVSLSLVSWLMSIFTVSGIFLAIPGGTLVTRFGPKKLLMGLMGCLAIGNVWGAFTHDFWSLLISRAIEGISFSMIIMVGIVLINFWFKEGNSGIATGIWGTFSALGSMLAMNLFKSLSQAYGLRSLWLVIAGVSLLLLCLYLFLLDEPTSRSIAKEKENNGSFKKAIENKAIWWLALAQGCMAFILFAFINLYPQIYIQQYGLSEVLANRYTGYFGLFGIPFGALAGYLIDKTKKGKMIIFCSFVLMLVATLWMGFLSSNFTFIAQLFALSAGASLASSCVMILAPKVVKQEQLIGASISFINLFYYVGIFIGTPLVTKVSESSESWSMAIYLLGGVGLLAVFAILGFIKMSKKNENLLV from the coding sequence ATGGTAAGAAACAGATGGTTAAAATTTTTGTTGTTGTATCTAGGTGGAGTAATTGTCTCTTTAAGTCAATTGAAATTGGTTCCGATCCAAAATGAATTAGGTCAAACTCTAGGTGTAAGTCTTTCTTTAGTATCATGGTTAATGTCGATTTTTACGGTTTCAGGAATTTTTCTAGCAATTCCTGGAGGGACGTTGGTCACGCGATTTGGCCCTAAAAAATTATTAATGGGATTGATGGGTTGTTTAGCGATTGGCAATGTTTGGGGTGCGTTCACTCATGATTTTTGGTCATTATTGATTTCAAGGGCCATTGAAGGGATTTCGTTTTCAATGATCATTATGGTTGGGATCGTCTTAATCAATTTTTGGTTTAAAGAGGGGAATAGTGGGATTGCAACGGGGATTTGGGGAACTTTTTCAGCATTAGGTTCAATGTTAGCGATGAATTTATTTAAATCCTTGTCACAGGCTTACGGCTTACGTTCACTTTGGTTAGTTATCGCAGGAGTATCATTATTATTGTTATGTCTGTATCTCTTCTTATTAGATGAACCAACGAGTCGATCGATTGCCAAAGAAAAAGAAAACAACGGTTCATTCAAAAAAGCGATTGAAAATAAGGCGATTTGGTGGTTAGCGCTCGCTCAAGGTTGTATGGCGTTTATCTTATTCGCTTTTATCAATCTTTATCCACAGATTTATATCCAACAATATGGACTATCAGAAGTACTAGCCAATCGTTATACTGGTTATTTCGGATTATTTGGAATCCCATTTGGTGCTTTAGCGGGTTACTTGATCGATAAAACAAAAAAAGGAAAGATGATTATTTTTTGTTCATTTGTATTGATGTTAGTCGCCACACTATGGATGGGCTTTTTATCCAGTAATTTCACGTTTATAGCACAACTCTTTGCACTTTCAGCTGGAGCGAGTCTAGCTTCTTCTTGTGTGATGATTTTAGCGCCAAAAGTAGTAAAACAAGAGCAATTGATTGGCGCGAGTATTTCTTTTATCAATCTATTTTATTATGTCGGAATTTTTATAGGAACTCCGCTTGTTACAAAAGTGAGTGAATCAAGTGAATCTTGGTCAATGGCTATTTATTTACTTGGTGGTGTAGGACTACTCGCGGTATTCGCAATTTTGGGATTCATTAAAATGAGTAAAAAGAATGAGAATTTGTTGGTGTAA
- a CDS encoding Lrp/AsnC family transcriptional regulator, which translates to MDKTDHKLLRILHENSRISIVELSQKVNLSRPSVKERIDKLVEKGILTNFTIQVSMEQIKQTITFFTELSQVTLPVEKTLKQLKNNPYVNEVHIVSGEVNYLVKATVTNTTEMKNLLANWMQFANVKSSIILESPVENRLYLGADNE; encoded by the coding sequence TTGGATAAAACTGACCACAAACTTTTGCGGATTCTCCATGAAAATTCTCGAATTTCGATTGTAGAGCTTTCCCAAAAAGTCAACCTGAGCCGACCTAGTGTAAAAGAACGAATCGATAAGCTCGTGGAAAAAGGTATCCTCACCAATTTTACGATCCAAGTCTCAATGGAGCAGATCAAACAAACCATCACTTTTTTTACAGAATTGAGTCAAGTGACTCTACCTGTTGAAAAAACCTTAAAACAATTAAAAAATAATCCTTACGTAAATGAAGTTCATATTGTAAGTGGTGAAGTCAATTATTTAGTGAAGGCAACTGTAACAAACACAACTGAAATGAAAAATTTATTGGCAAATTGGATGCAATTTGCCAATGTAAAAAGTTCAATTATTCTAGAAAGTCCAGTAGAAAATCGCTTATATCTGGGTGCTGATAATGAATAA